A genome region from Erigeron canadensis isolate Cc75 chromosome 3, C_canadensis_v1, whole genome shotgun sequence includes the following:
- the LOC122593911 gene encoding common plant regulatory factor 1-like: MGSFEEARTCKSEKSSSPSPPPPPASEHQQASVQAYHDWAAMQAYYGPRMAVPAYYNSAVASGHPPPAYMWAPPQHMIPPYAAMYPHGGVYPHPGVPLPSPMSIDSPAKSSGNSDRGLMKKLKGFDGLAMSIGNGNGDSAAGGNDNEMHHSGETEGSSEGSDGNTTEGLQNSGKRNHEESPNTPAKVSKTEPLSGQFFLTEPDGASKKVTALTPASLKVSDSELKNSPAAAAGTTSATLAMVPSEGLLQNERELKRERRKQSNRESARRSRLRKQAEAEELAIKVEALTSENLNLKSEINRLTDNSEKLTLLNAKLMEKLKNAEHKQVSEDPRAEPKGLSLSTANLLSRVDNGSSSSSVNGEGEVYESNNNQKSGAKLRQLLDASPRADAVAAN, translated from the exons ATGGGCAGCTTTGAAGAGGCGAGGACTTGTAAATCTGAAAAATCATCTTCACCTtcacctccacctccacctGCATCT GAGCATCAACAAGCCAGTGTTCAAGCATATCATGATTGGGCCGCCATGCAG GCTTATTATGGCCCCAGAATGGCCGTACCAGCATACTACAATTCAGCTGTTGCATCTGGCCATCCCCCTCCAGCTTACATGTGGGCTCCACCACAG CATATGATTCCACCTTATGCTGCGATGTACCCACATGGAGGTGTTTATCCACATCCCGGAGTTCCTCTT CCTAGTCCTATGAGCATTGATTCTCCTGCTAAGTCATCAGGGAATTCTGATCGTGGCTTGATGAAAAAGCTGAAAGGATTTGATGGTTTGGCTATGTCGATAGGAAATGGCAATGGTGATAGTGCTGCAGGTGGAAATGACAATGAGATGCATCACAG CGGGGAGACTGAAGGTTCTAGTGAAGGAAGTGACGGCAATACAACAGAG GGGCTTCAAAATAGCGGGAAAAGGAACCATGAAGAATCACCTAATACTC CAGCTAAAGTTAGCAAGACTGAGCCATTGAGCGGCCAGTTTTTTCTCACAGAACCAGATGGAGCTTCCAAGAAAGTGACTGCTCTCACTCCAGCCTCTCTAAAGGTCTCAGATTCCGAGCTTAAGAATTCTCCCGCTGCAGCTGCTGGGACGACCTCAGCTACTCTTGCAATGGTGCCAAGCGAAGGACTATTGCAG AATGAGAGAGAACTTAAAAGGGAGAGGAGAAAGCAGTCTAACCGAGAATCTGCCAGGAGGTCTAGATTGAGGAAACAG GCTGAAGCTGAAGAACTTGCGATAAAAGTTGAAGCACTCACTAGTGAAAATTTGAACCTTAAGTCTGAGATTAACAGGTTGACTGATAACTCAGAGAAACTGACGCTTCTGAATGCCAAACTAATG GAAAAGCTTAAAAATGCAGAGCACAAACAAGTTTCTGAAGACCCACGAGCCGAACCAAAGGGTTTGTCGCTTAGCACAGCCAACCTTCTCTCTAGAGTTGACAACGGTTCTAGTTCGAGTTCTGTTAATGGGGAGGGAGAAGTGTATGAAAGTAACAATAACCAAAAATCTGGTGCAAAGTTGCGTCAACTCCTGGATGCTAGCCCGCGGGCTGATGCTGTTGCTGCAAACTAA